In Campylobacter porcelli, the sequence TAAAGAAAAAAGCGGATTTTTAAACAAAAATAGCTTTGAAAAGATAGAGTATGAAAGAGTCTCTCTAGATAGAGATGAAGTCTTAGGCAAACTCATCTATAATGATGATAAATTCGCTAAGATATTTAAGAAATTTAAACGAGATTTAAGCGAATTTGAAAATGAAATTTTAGCCGATTTACAATCAATCTTTGATGAGTTAAAAGAGCTTACACTTCGCTATAAAGCCAAATATGAGAGCATTAGAAAATCAGACCCACTCCACTCTGATCTACTTTTTGCCGATATTCGTAAATTCTCAAGCGAAGTCTATTCTCTATTTTTAAGCCATATTGAGACGCTATTTTTGGCTAAATTTGCGAATTTAGGGCTATTTTTTGAAAGAGTTTTTATAAAAGTTAGCGCTAACTACCAAAACGCAATTAGACTAAGCGTGAATTTCATAGCTCAAAAGTGCGAAAAAAGCAGCCAAGACTATGAGTCTGACCCCGTTGCTTTTAGCTTGTATTATCCAAGATTAAGTGAGATAAATGAGAGAATTTTAAATGAGCTTAGCTATTATGAATTTGAGAGTGAATTTAGCGGTAATGCGACATTTATTACTAAATTTATCAACTCTCTCAAATCGCAAATGGCCGATCTAATGAGTAAAAACCAAAACTATATAAACTCACTAAAATCAAAATATCAAAGCGATCTAAATGAGTTAGAAAATAGTTTGCCTTGGTCTTAGAGTTGGCAGAATTAATCTGCCAAATCCTCAAAATCCTCAAAATTATCTACAAATTCATTCGCTAGAAATTTAGCATAAATATCGCTTTCAACTCTACTTTTAAACTCACTGAATTTAACTCTATCGCCATCTTTGATATGATTTAAAAGCTTTAGGGTATATTCATCATCGATATGGGATTGTAAAAATTTGATAGCTCCACTCATTCTAGCTTCGCAATTATCAATAGATAAAACCGCACGCAAAATCTCGCCATTTAGGCTATTTGCCGCTCCAGAGTATGGCACTAAGACCTTATACATATACTCAATGCCCTCTTTTGCTTCAAAGCAATTTGCCTCTAGCCTTACCCCATTTTCATCATTCCAAATTTTATATGTCTTATCGCCTACAATGCTATCAAATCTCTTACCATCATTGCTAGAGCACTCCCAACACCTATCAAAGCACTCATCATTCCAACCATTCAAAGCAAAAAATCTACCATCATACTCCACAACCGCTATTTGCGTATCTTGCCAATACATTTTAATCCTTTTTAATTTTCATAAATTCTATCTAAATTTATTAATATTTTAGTTAAACACTATATGTAAATCCTATATTAAATAATTATTTAAGTATAGTTTGTATACTCAAGGAGTATATATTTTATGTTGCGAGATTTGATTTAAAATACTTATTGTAAATTTGGTATTATTATACTCAATCAACATAACAAATCATACCTCAAAACTAAAAGTCTTTAAGCATACACTATATAAATAATATAACGGTTCTTAGAGATCATCAAGCCACTAAAACTATACACTTTAATAAATATATTGTAATAGTTTTTTATCTCTTACAATACTATCAAATTATAACTAAAATAGTTACTAATATACGTAATAATCCTATAAGGCTATATTTATCAATTATTTAATACTGTTTTTTCTAAATCAACTCTTATAAAATAACTTCTCTTTATATCCTAAAATATTAATACCACTAAAAATAACCACTCTAACTATACTTACTTAAAGATAAACAATTTTAAAACTCCTATTAAATATAGCAATAAATAGTTTTAATTAGACAATATATAAAATATCAAGAATTATATTGATTAATTTTTGTTGCCTATGTTGTGAGTGATTTTATATAATTAAAAATTTATTTTTTAATAATCGATTACTAAAAAATCAAAATTCAAATATTATCCATTAAATAACAAATACTTTTTTACAATTTTATACAGCTTTATTTCTTTTATTATTAATCTTGCTATCTATAAATAACAAATTTTAAAATGTTGTAAAAATCTAATCTTATTATATAATTATAATATTTTGTTAAATTTAATATATTAACATTTGCTCTCAAGTAATTAAAAATAAAATCTAAATTGTAGATCATTTTATACAAATTATCTAAAAATTGATCCTATTAAGTAAGTTACTAAAATATGATGAGTTGCTATTACTAATATTTATATAACCCAATAAGCGGTGAAAACGATAAGTCTATATATGCTTCTTTAATTTTCTTACATGACATTATAGGTTTAATTTTTGAAAAATTGTATGATACTTTTTCTTTTATTTTTATTAAATCAATTGCGATGGCTAAAAACTCTATATTTTAACCTCTTTTGTTTTAATTTATTTTTTATAATTCATTATAATAAAATATAATCTTAAATTAAAAATTTAAACAATATAAAATAAAAAGTTTATCTAAAAGCTATAAAATTGCATTCTTGCTCGTATAGGGCAAATCTAATAAACCTTTATAACAATTACATAAAGTAGCATAACTACGATGAATACAAATTGCATAATCCGCATAACAAAATTATAATAAAATTTTTAATCTACTATCAGCATATATTTTTGATTCTATCATTTTATCATAAGCATTATCATATATAATTGAAGTTTTAATTTGTGTTAAAATATCTTGAACATATGTATTCATCATCTAAATAATCTCCAACCCTTTACTATGAAAATTATAATAACTAAAACTACAAAAATTGGAAATATTATTAAATTAAAATAAAAAATTAATCTAAATAAAAACTCCATAATTTTTTAAATTTTTCTAGTTATTCATTAGTGTAAAATGCAAAATTAATTCAAATATCATATCGCATAATCTAATCATTACAAGTTATATGATTGATATAAAATTTATGGTGAAGGTGGTATAATTATCACTTATATTTAAAAAGGTTATTGCAATGCTAAAGAAAATAAAAGCGATTGATTTTTTTTGTGGTGCTGGAGGTATGACAAAAGGCTTGCAGTTAGCTGGTATTGATGTTTTTGCTGGAGTTGATTATGATAAGACATGTAAAAATACATATCAAAAAAATACACATGCACTTTTTATAAACAAAAGCATTATTGATATAAAAGCAAAAGAAATCAAACAAATTTTTAAGGAATATGTGTTAAAAAATGAATACACAATGATAACTGGTTGTGCTCCTTGTCAGCCATATAGTAGCATAAATACTAGAAAAAAGATTGATGATCATAGAAAAACCTTATTAGATGAGTTTGCTAGAATCATAAAAGGAGTTAAACCTCACTTTGTTTTAATGGAAAATGTAAGTGGGCTAACGGAGAAAAATGAATATTTTTCAAAATTTATTAATATGCTTTCAACTAATAATTATAAATACGAATATAAAATTTTAAATGCTAAAGATTATGGTGTGGCACAAAACAGAAAAAGGCTTTTTTTAATAGCAACAAGACTAAAAAATAATAAACTATCTTTTTTAAAAATAAAAAAAACTAAAGAAATTACTTTAAAAGATGTTATATATAATCTAGAACCAATAACCCACGAAACCCCATCAGCAATAGATTATTTACACAGGTCTTTAAGGCTAAATGATATAAATTTAAAAAGAATACAAGCTACTAGGCACAATGGTGGAACAAGAGCTGGGTGGCATGATTCTTTAAGGGCAAAAAGTCATGCAAAAAAAAATGTGTTTAAAGACAACTACGGAAGATTATCATGGGATAAACCGAGTTCGACAATAACAACAAAATTTAATCAATATTATAGTGGTAGATTTGGACATCCAGAGCAAGACAGGGCTTTATCTTTAAGAGAGGGTGCATTAATTCAATCTTTCCCAGAAGATTATATGTTTTTTGGAACAGACTACCAAATAGCTAGACAAATAGGTAATGCCGTTCCAGTTAATTTATCAAAAGCTATTGGAGAAATTTTTATTAACTCTCTTGATTAGAAATATTTATGCTGGTTAAATTATATGTTTTTTCGTAAGTGTTAATAAAGTCCCTATGATATTGTTCTGCTTGACTCAACATATCCTCATAACTCATAAAAAACATATCGCTTTTTTCAAGCGTTTCTAGTCTTGTTCTTACCATACTATCGTTTTTTAGTTTTTTTCCTATTATATATGCTTTAACTTTTCTATATTTACTTCTATCTGAATTATTTTCATTTATGTGGGCTTTTATAAATTCATAATATTCTTGCATTTGCTTTAATTCTTCTATTCCTATAATTTTTTGGCTTCTTTTTATTTCTAAAACATACAAAGTATCACCAAAACCTTTACACAAGAAATCAAGTCTACGGTCTTGAATATTTTCTAGTGCTGAGTCACAAAAATGTTTTATTAAAATTTGTCTATATCCCTGTTCATCTTCAAAGCTAGAAAGCCTAGGCTCTAGTATCCATGGAAATTGATTTAAGAAACCATGCATAGAATCCACTTTTCCAACTTCCTTGGTGTCTGCTTTTATCATTTCTTTAAATTTGTTTATTGTTTCTATTCTACCTATTGCCAATCTATAATATTCTTTTGCTTCAATAATTTGCCAATCTTGCATTAGTTTAATGATGGCATCAGTATTTTCATTTCCACTTATTTCACTTGCATATTTTCTAAAAATATCAAATTCAAAAGCACCTTTTACATATTCCAATAAGCTTTTGATTCTACCTTCTTCCAAATCTGATGATATCACAATATCTGTAATTTTTTTAGCCAAAATCTTATCTTCTTGACTATTAAATTTTCTTTCATACCAAGCAGTATCAATTTGATGTTTTTCTCTGAGTATTTTTTCTTTTGCTTCTCGTCTTTTCTCTCTCCAATCGGCACCAATCTTTTTTATTATTTCGGATAATACCTCTCGCAATTCTACCAAATCATCATTTTCCCAAATAAGAGAATTTCTAGCAGTAGAGATATTGTCATCTTCAATACTATCGTCTAAATAATCTACATTAATATCGCCACTCATATATGAAAAAGCATGTGAATTACTTAACTTAACATTGTAAAATTCCCTATTATTTGCCAACTTGCCTCTTGCATACAATGCTATACCTTTTATATCGTCGCTAAGTGTATTATTTGTTGTTATTATACTACCATTTATATTCTTTTCTCTTATAAAGTCTATTATATTTTGATCTATTTTTAAAGTTTTTAAATCATTTGGAATATGCCATTCAAATTGCATATCTTTTAATAACATTTTTTTTCTTGCGTCAGCATCCAAAACTTCTTCTTGATCTTGTCCAATGATTTTACATATAAAATTATCATCAAATAAATTTAGTCTAGATAATATAGAATCAGATAGATTTTGAATATTAATTGATGTTTTTCTAGTAAGCTGTCTTAATATTATCTTTGTATAACTATTCTCTTTTGTTTCTACATTATCTTTTTTTGGTGGCAACTCTAATAACTCATCAGCACTCTTGCTCATTAATTCATCATAATTAATAACAAAGCTGTTTATTTTGCCATCTTTACAACTTTCTACTTCCACCTCTTTGCAAATGCCAAACATAGAAAGTTTGCCTATACCTTTTTTGCCAGTAACTTTTCTTTTATATTTTTGAGTTACTTTTTCATTATCGGTTTCTCTGCGATTTCTACCAATTTGCAAAAAATTGTTATTTAACTCATCCATACTCATACCACAACCATTGTCAAAGATTTCTATTGTTTTTTCTCTAGTATTTTGACTCATTGAAATCTTGACTTCTGTGGCATCCGCATCATAAGAATTTGTAATCAATTCTGATAGAACTGGCGGTAAAGTACTATACATGCTTAGACCTAAATGCTTAATTGTAGCGGGGCTGAATTTTAATTGAAACATTATAAAAAACTCCAAATGTCAAGTAAAATGTATTATATAATAATAGCAATTAAATTACATTTAAAATGATGATAAAAAGTTTTTATATTTTAATTAATCTCATTTTAAATACAAGAAAATAGCTAAAAAGATTTTCAGTCTTTATGCTTTAAATTGCATCTGTTTTTCATGTTCGTCACACCCTTTACTCATATTATTTGATCTGCTCAACATAATCTTTTAATATTTGCTAATAACTTAAACCATTCTACTTGTTAAGATATTATAACAATGTATATTGTTGGTATACCACTAACGTTTGCGCTAGTTAAAAATATCGCAATAGCAATGTTTATTTAAATAGCAGTTTTTTATCATCTTTGTTTTAACAGTATATTCGTTCTTTATAAAACTAGCTCCTATGTCTTGTTATCTATAAATTTGCTTAATTTTTTAGCTATTTTTTCTATGTTTAATAGTAATTTGTGGATTATGTTTAGTTAAAAAATTTATAAAACTCCATTTAATGTTTTATATATCTCTTTGATCGCTAAAACCACTTAAATATTCTTGAATATGCAAATTATCTACTCTGTCAAATTTATCTAAAGCTTTTTACGACGCTACGCTTTTGGGCTAGTAATAAATTTAATAATTGAAGTTATTCCTTTTAATTTATATTTCTCTGCCTTGGTCTTGATTTTTATTTAGAATTTGTTTTTTATTTCATCTAGTATTTTGCTAATTTTTTAATAAAATTTAGGATATGCATGTTTAAAATTTGGCGTATATTTTTCAATATCGCTCATCATTTTGCTTAATTTTTCATACCTATTTACATCTAGTCTGTTTTTAATTTTCTTTTCTTATGTGGTTTTTAACTTTGTATAGCTTACATGTTGTATCTCTTTGCGTTGCGTATATACTTCTTTAACTAAATCAATCACAGCTTCTCTAAAAATTTAGACTATCTAAAGTAAGTTCAAGTTTTTCTTTGCATTTGTAATCTTTGGCTTAGCTTTCGTTATTGTCCCTGTAGTATTATAATTTCTAAGCTTATATCAATCTATTAAAGTGATGTGAGACACTATTAATTCCATCACTATTCATTAAATTATTGATTGATTTGTAAAAATTTATCTCGAGTCGTGATTGCTCATCTTTTAGCTATTCTAACTCTTTTTCATATTGAAGTTTAAACCAATCGGCTCGTTTGTTTCAATCGTTTTGATCGGCTAAGTTGCTTTCTTTCTCTTTTTTTCTTTTTTTCGTTAATGTTGCTTTTCTTTAAATTTTCATTTTTTAACTCTTTTATGTTTTTTTATATTCTTTTGATTTTAAATTATTAAGTTTCTCTTATATTAATTTGTTACTCATCTTCTAATCCCAATATTAATTTAAAATTCATAGCGTTAATTTAAGACAAACACTTTAGAACATTTTATCGTTTATAAAATTCAAAAAACTTTTAAAAAGTGATATATAAAAATAAAATATATTTATAAATTATTTAAAAAGTATAAAACGCTTACAATTGTCTTTTAATATAATATATAATCAATTTTAGCTCGTAAGACCAGTGTCTTCTTTATTATTTTTTCTTTTACATAGCTCTAATCCATTTTAAAATCTTTAAATAAACTAATTCCATCAAATAAAAAAATAAAAACCCTCTAAATCTAAAAATTTATTTTTTAAATTTAACTTAAAATCTAAATTTTATATATTTAAAAAATATAATTTTAATTAATATAATTCCTTCCTTTTTTATATTTTATGTATTTTCATGTTATTAAGTAAGCAGTCGGAATATTTTGTAATACTTAGTCCAAATTTGGATTATTTTTAAACCATTATTAGTTTTATAATCCTCTTAATCATTTACTTTAAGCTTCATAGATTATTTATATCTTATTTTCAAAACTTAAAATAATAAAATATTGATTTATATTAAATGATTTAATATTTACATGTGTCAAATTTACTTATTGAGATTTTTTGTTGAAATATAACCATGAAAATTTACCTAAAAATAGAAATATATTCAAAAAGCAGATTTTATACCAACCATCAAAAAGATAACGAGTGAATTCGTCGCCATACTGGTCTTAAAAAGTCAGCTCTTGCATTTGATTTATGTGTAAAAATTACGGTAGATTTATTGACCCTAAAACTAAACTTGAACAAGCTAGGCGTAATTATTATGATCTTGAGAATAATCATATCGATCGCCAATTAAAAAGAAGGAATAAAACTTAAAATCTGTAAAAAATAATAGCAAATTTAGTTTTGCTAGAGTAATTGATAAATTACTTACAAAAGTCGTTTTTAAAAAGTAAAACTATTAAGCTTTATAATATATCATGAGCAATGCTGTAAGTGATTTTTTAGAGTATTAATATATTTATTATCTGCCTAATTTTCAAAGATATCATAATGTTTAGTTTGTACGGTTTTGCAAGTATAAGAACTTAAAAGATAGTTCTATTAATGGCTATTATTTCTTTTTTGATACTATTTCTCTATACATTATGTAATGATTTAATTTCAAAAAATCTGTTTTGTACACCAAATTTAAGCATCAATACAATACTAGCGAGAATAAAAAATTTACGCCGTTTAGCCTTGAATAGATTCTAGAGCTTATAAAAATACAGATAATGGATAGCTTCACTTATTTTTGATTGTTGTTTTCTTGGCTAGGGCTGTTAATATTTTAGCTATTACATTTGGCAATTTCGATTAAAAAACAAATTCACATTAATAAAACACTTTCTTGCGTATGTATTGTAAATTCATCAAAACAAAAACAAGCAATCTCAAAATTGATATGCTTAACATTATATGTAAAGAGCTTATAAGGTTAGATATTAGCGATAAAAACGCGAGAATTTTTAAGCATTCTCGTTCAATGATAAAGATAAATTTAATGATTTGCAAGAAAAATTAGCCTACAGAACACCGTAGACTTTACAATAACTAGAATTAATTCGCATCGACAATATTAAGTTATAGAAAAAAGACTTATATAGTAGATTTTAAAATGATAAAACATAAAAATTTAAATAAAACTTGTCGCTCATACGTAAAATATCCACTCAAAAAAAATCAAACAAATGATGAATGTGTAGATACCAGTTGGTGATATTATTAATATTCCTAGCATAAAATCTAATTCTACCCCCCCCCTTTTTTTTATCTAAAAATATACTTAAATTTAAAAATATTAAAATAGATTTAAATAAAATAAGGATTGCGTATGGCTACTAATTTTACTTTTAAGAGATATAAATTAAGTTTTACACATAGAAAAAGTTGTGTATCGATATAAAAGAATTTAAAACTATATTTTGCTATAACTCCCTTATGGGGATATGCCATAGGGCTGGTACCACTATGGCAAATTTTGTCTCTATAGAAAGGAGATAAGTATATGCCATTTGTATTTGCGGTAATTATACTACTTTGTATAATTGTTGTCAAGGCTTATTAGTCTTGCCCCACGAAAGTGAGGAAATACAAACCCCCTATGGCTTCTTTTATTTTATCTTAAATTTTAATAACTCCAGCAAATTTTTATAATTGTTGCTTTTTATAGTAATAATTATATAGCAAGTTTCCACCACCACGCTCATATGAGTAACTTCTTGTTGCACAATGCCTATCATTTGGACTTAATTTATCATACTATGGTTATAGATATGAGCTCATAGGCACGATTAAAAATTTTCCAAGGCTTCTTAGCTTTAATAGCAAAAAAATCTAGCAAGTGGTGGATTGCATTCACTAGGGCGTGTTCCGCTTGAGAGGCAAAGCAACACTTCGCAAGCTGTTTTTCTATCGCCAGTTAAGGCATTTAAATTTGTAACAAATAATGAACTTATCATAATTAAAATAGCCAAATTTGCTTTTTTATTAATTTAAATTTTAATTAATTATAATATACTAAGCTCATAATCAAAAATGTAAAACTTAAAATGACTTATTAATTCCATATTAAATATTATAAATAAAAGCAGTCTTATAACTTTTATAAGTTTAATCTAATAAATTACCAAATTACTCACTTTATAATAAGCATTCAACTTCCAAATATAAAATATTTTTAAAAATTTATAATTATTATTTGAATAATATAAAAATTAATAATAAGATGGTATCTAAATTAAATTCAAATATCAATCCTAACTATTTAAATAAAATAAAAAAGAATAAGGTTTTATTATTTTATATATTAAATAATTCTTTATAAATCTAAAAATATTTTAACTTTTTATTTATAAATACATTCATTGCTTTAAGAGTTAATCCATAGTCTAATTAATTATATTATATGGGTTGCAATACTATTTTAATATCTATTTTTAAAAATGTCAAGTTGCTTAATATTACAACTTTGATTTAAATTTGTTATATTAATAAATCGCTATTATAATAACCATAATCACCATAAAATAAAAGCTCATTTATTATTCAATCCATATTCCTTAATTTAACATAACTAGCTAAAAATACCATAGCATAAGCCATATAACCAAATAAGCTTTACCATACAATCAAATAAAAACACTATAATCTAGCATATACTATCTATATTTTAATAGGAATAAAGATAATATAATAAATTCAATCTCGATATAAAACAACAACACCTAAAAACTAAATTTAATAACTAGAAAAATAAAAATTTAAAAAATAAATCTATATAAAATATGTAAAATACAAGTTATCCATATAAAATAACACCTAAAAACTAAATTTAAAAAACCAATTAACTCTAATAAGTTGATTTTTGTTTTGATAATAATATGAAATAATATGAAATAATATGAAATAATATGAAATAATATGAAATAATATGAAATAATATGAAATAATATGAAATAATATGAAATAATATAAATCTTTTAAAATTTCTAATAATTGTAAAATGATTTAATAAATTGAAAAATAATTAAAAGTATAAAAACCACTCACTAACAATCATAAAAAGCTGATTTAAAATAAAAAAGATAGAGAATAAAAACAAAGCTCGCAGCAACCTACTTTTCCAGCATCCCAGTAAGGGAGAGTATCATCGGCCATGAAAAGCTTAGCTTCTTGGTTCGAGATGGAGCAAGGCGTTTCCTAATCATGTATAGCCACGAGCAGTGTTAAATAAAACATTATCTAAATAAGAGTAATATCTTATTTAACACTGCTAAAGCATTAAAGTTAAAAATCACTAAGTTTAATATCTAAAAATATTTTAAAAACCTAAAAGGATTATATTTTATCCTTAACAAGGAAGTGATGCTTATTAAGATAAGCAAACGAGCTATTAGTACTGGTCAGCTAAAGGACTTTCATCCATTACACACCCAGCCTATCAAACTAGTAGTCTACTAGAGCTCTTAAAAGAAGATTCATCTTGGAGTTGGCTTCGAGCTTAGATGCTTTCAGCTCTTATCACATCCCAGCTTAGCTACTCAGCGATGCTCTTGGCAGAA encodes:
- a CDS encoding TrbM/KikA/MpfK family conjugal transfer protein, yielding MISSLFVTNLNALTGDRKTACEVLLCLSSGTRPSECNPPLARFFCY
- a CDS encoding ATP-binding protein, whose protein sequence is MYSTLPPVLSELITNSYDADATEVKISMSQNTREKTIEIFDNGCGMSMDELNNNFLQIGRNRRETDNEKVTQKYKRKVTGKKGIGKLSMFGICKEVEVESCKDGKINSFVINYDELMSKSADELLELPPKKDNVETKENSYTKIILRQLTRKTSINIQNLSDSILSRLNLFDDNFICKIIGQDQEEVLDADARKKMLLKDMQFEWHIPNDLKTLKIDQNIIDFIREKNINGSIITTNNTLSDDIKGIALYARGKLANNREFYNVKLSNSHAFSYMSGDINVDYLDDSIEDDNISTARNSLIWENDDLVELREVLSEIIKKIGADWREKRREAKEKILREKHQIDTAWYERKFNSQEDKILAKKITDIVISSDLEEGRIKSLLEYVKGAFEFDIFRKYASEISGNENTDAIIKLMQDWQIIEAKEYYRLAIGRIETINKFKEMIKADTKEVGKVDSMHGFLNQFPWILEPRLSSFEDEQGYRQILIKHFCDSALENIQDRRLDFLCKGFGDTLYVLEIKRSQKIIGIEELKQMQEYYEFIKAHINENNSDRSKYRKVKAYIIGKKLKNDSMVRTRLETLEKSDMFFMSYEDMLSQAEQYHRDFINTYEKTYNLTSINISNQES
- a CDS encoding DNA cytosine methyltransferase, translated to MLKKIKAIDFFCGAGGMTKGLQLAGIDVFAGVDYDKTCKNTYQKNTHALFINKSIIDIKAKEIKQIFKEYVLKNEYTMITGCAPCQPYSSINTRKKIDDHRKTLLDEFARIIKGVKPHFVLMENVSGLTEKNEYFSKFINMLSTNNYKYEYKILNAKDYGVAQNRKRLFLIATRLKNNKLSFLKIKKTKEITLKDVIYNLEPITHETPSAIDYLHRSLRLNDINLKRIQATRHNGGTRAGWHDSLRAKSHAKKNVFKDNYGRLSWDKPSSTITTKFNQYYSGRFGHPEQDRALSLREGALIQSFPEDYMFFGTDYQIARQIGNAVPVNLSKAIGEIFINSLD